One genomic segment of Campylobacter sp. includes these proteins:
- the plsX gene encoding phosphate acyltransferase PlsX, with translation MISVAIDAMGGDFGCEPIINGVVDALRERKFNAFLVGDEAQIKPFIPQDQGFEKYITYVAASEVFEMKEGATDALKRKESSIFKAVDLVKSGTCKAVVSAGHSGATMSLATLRIGRLKGILRPAIATLMPNSIGGRTLVLDVGAYVDCKPENLFQFAIMGEAYAKEIMGLNAPRIGLLSNGEEDSKGNEVTKETFHMLKKMQNFIGNVEGNQIFDGSVDVVVCDGFIGNIMLKSSEGVASAIGKLIKNETKKSPIAIAGSILMKRVFKIIKKSTDYDEYGGAPLLGVKECVIISHGKSTPKAVKNAIFQALKFADSKINSAIESEISSNE, from the coding sequence ATGATTTCCGTTGCTATAGACGCGATGGGCGGTGATTTCGGCTGCGAGCCGATAATAAACGGAGTCGTAGATGCGCTGCGAGAGCGTAAATTTAATGCGTTTTTGGTAGGCGACGAAGCGCAAATCAAGCCTTTTATTCCACAAGATCAAGGCTTTGAGAAATATATCACTTACGTAGCTGCAAGCGAAGTTTTCGAGATGAAAGAGGGCGCAACCGACGCTCTCAAACGCAAAGAGAGTAGTATCTTTAAAGCGGTCGATCTGGTAAAAAGCGGCACATGCAAAGCCGTGGTATCGGCAGGACATAGCGGCGCTACGATGAGCCTTGCTACGCTTCGTATAGGAAGGCTCAAAGGCATTTTACGCCCGGCGATTGCTACGCTGATGCCAAATTCCATAGGCGGTCGCACGCTGGTGCTGGATGTGGGCGCTTATGTGGATTGTAAGCCAGAGAATTTGTTTCAATTCGCGATTATGGGCGAAGCATATGCCAAGGAGATTATGGGTTTAAACGCGCCACGCATCGGCTTATTATCCAACGGCGAGGAGGATAGTAAAGGCAACGAGGTAACAAAAGAAACCTTTCATATGCTTAAGAAGATGCAAAATTTTATCGGTAATGTAGAAGGCAATCAAATTTTTGACGGCTCGGTAGACGTGGTCGTGTGCGACGGATTTATCGGTAACATTATGCTAAAATCCAGCGAAGGCGTCGCGAGCGCTATCGGCAAACTTATTAAAAACGAAACTAAAAAATCTCCGATTGCTATCGCTGGCTCCATTTTGATGAAGCGCGTCTTTAAAATTATCAAAAAAAGCACGGACTACGACGAATACGGCGGCGCGCCGCTTTTGGGCGTCAAAGAGTGCGTCATCATAAGCCACGGCAAAAGTACCCCGAAAGCCGTTAAAAACGCGATCTTTCAAGCGCTTAAATTTGCAGACTCCAAAATCAACTCCGCGATAGAAAGCGAAATTTCTTCAAACGAATAG
- the rpmF gene encoding 50S ribosomal protein L32 has translation MAVPKRRVSKTRAAKRRTHYKVTLPIPVKDKDGSWKIPHRINKTTGEY, from the coding sequence ATGGCAGTTCCAAAGCGAAGAGTTAGTAAAACTCGTGCGGCAAAAAGACGCACTCACTACAAAGTGACCCTTCCGATCCCCGTCAAAGATAAAGACGGAAGCTGGAAAATTCCGCATAGAATAAACAAAACTACGGGCGAATATTAA
- the ndk gene encoding nucleoside-diphosphate kinase — translation MQQTLSIIKPDAVKKGVIGKIIDRFESHGLRIAAAKKLCLSAEDAGKFYEIHKDRPFYKDLIEFMTSGPVVVMVLEGDDAVAKNRALMGATDPKKADKGTIRADFADSIDANAVHGSDSLENAKTEIAFFFAKREIC, via the coding sequence ATGCAGCAAACGCTTTCTATTATTAAGCCTGATGCCGTTAAAAAGGGCGTTATCGGCAAAATTATCGATCGTTTCGAAAGCCACGGACTAAGAATCGCAGCGGCTAAAAAATTATGCCTAAGCGCCGAAGATGCGGGTAAATTTTATGAAATTCACAAGGATCGCCCTTTTTATAAGGATCTGATTGAGTTTATGACTAGCGGTCCGGTGGTCGTAATGGTGCTAGAAGGCGATGATGCCGTAGCTAAAAATCGCGCGCTAATGGGCGCTACCGATCCGAAAAAAGCCGATAAAGGCACGATCAGAGCGGACTTTGCAGACAGCATCGACGCTAACGCCGTTCACGGTAGCGACAGCCTAGAAAACGCAAAAACCGAGATCGCATTTTTCTTTGCAAAAAGAGAAATTTGCTAA
- a CDS encoding DUF362 domain-containing protein, translating to MAVKITDICISCGSCIDECPVNAIVDDSDNPSGEDSYYVYADKCVECVGYNDEPACASACPTDGCIVWSDIVAGQPSRDSIGADLRSGDTPVFA from the coding sequence ATGGCTGTAAAAATCACCGATATTTGCATCAGCTGCGGCTCATGCATCGACGAATGCCCGGTAAATGCGATCGTGGACGATAGCGATAACCCAAGCGGCGAGGATAGCTACTACGTATATGCTGATAAATGCGTCGAGTGTGTCGGTTACAACGACGAGCCTGCGTGCGCTAGTGCCTGTCCGACTGATGGCTGTATCGTCTGGAGCGACATCGTAGCGGGCCAACCTAGTAGGGATAGTATAGGCGCGGATCTACGCAGCGGAGATACCCCGGTATTTGCTTAG